ACGCGCTATGCGGTGTTCTCGGCCTGCTGCGTGGTGTTCACGCTGACCGTCACCGACTTCGGCGTGCCCAAGGTGGTGGGCGGCGATTACAACGTGCTGGCGATGGAAGCCTACAAGGCGGTGGTCGGCCAGCAGAACTTCTCCAAGGGCGCGGCCATCGGCCTGATGCTGCTGCTGCCCGCCGTGCTGACCTTCGTGCTGGACCGCCGCCTGCGCGCCCGCCAGGGCGCCCAGATGAGCGGTCGCGCCCAGCCCTACGCGGCGGGCCCGAACCGCCGGCGCGACGCGGCCTTCCTGGCGCTGGCCTGCGTCATGGCGGCGCTGATCCTGCTGATAGTGGGCGTGGCGGTGTGGGCCTCGTTCGTGAAGATGTGGCCGTACAACCTGTCCATGTCGCTGCGTTCCTATGACTTCGACAACATGGACGGCGGCGGCTGGCTGGCCTGGCGCAACAGCCTGGAGTTGGCGTTCTGCACGGCCCTGCTGGGCACGGCGGCGGTGTTCAGCGGCGCCTGGATGATGGAAAAGGTGCCGGCGCGCGGCGCCGCCGCCCGTGGCCTGCGCGGCCTGGCCGGCATGCTGGCGCTGATGCCCATGGCGGTGCCGGGGCTGGTGCTGGGCCTGGGCTACATCTTCTTCTTCAACAGCCCGTCCAATCCGCTGAACCTGCTGTACGGCACCATGCCGCTGCTGGTCCTGTGCACCATCGTGCACTTCTACACCAGCGCCCACCTGACCGCGACCACGGCGCTCAACGCGCTGGATCCGGAGTTCGAGGCCGCCTCGGCCTCGCTCAAGGTGCCGCGCCTGACCACGTTCCTGCGCGTCACGCTGCCGATGTGCCTGCCCGCGGCGCTGGACGTGGCCCGCTACCTGTTCGTGTCCGCCATGACGACGGTGTCCGCCGTGGTGTTCCTGTACAGCCCCAAGACCGTGTTGGCCGCGGTGGCGGTGCTGAACATGGATGACGCCGGCTTCATCGGCCCGGCCGCCGCCATGTGCGCCGTGATCATGGCCAGCTCGGCGGTCGCCTCGCTGGCGCTGCATTTGGCCAGCCGCGCCATGCTGGCCCGCACTCAGGCCTGGCGCCGCCCGGCCGCCGCCTGACCGCAACGATTCAAGACAAGGATGACTACATGACTGCCAAAACCCTGCCCGTCCGCCTGGAGGCGGTGATCTTCGACTGGGCCGGCACGCTGGTCGACTTCGGCTCCTTCGCGCCCACCAAGGTGTTCGTCGACGCTTTCGCGCAGTTCGGCGTGGAGATGTCGCTGGAAGTGGCCCGCGGCCCCATGGGCATGGGCAAGTGGGACCACATCCGCACGCTGTGCGACCTGCCCGCCATCGCGTCCCAGTACGAGGCGCGTTTCGGCCGCCTGCCGACCGATGACGACGTCACCGCCATCTACGAGCGCTTCCTGCCCATGCAGCTGGAAAAAGTGGCGCAGTACTCGGCCGCGATTCCCGGCGCCGCCGAGCAGCTGCGCGCATTGCGCCAGCGCGGCCTGAAGATCGGTTCGTGCTCGGGCTACCCGGCCAGCGTGATGCGCCGCGTGATCGAGCGCGCCGCCACCGAGGGGCTGGAGCCCGAATGCATCGTCGCCAGCGACGAGGTGCCGCGCGCGCGTCCCGCGCCGGCCATGGCGCTGAAGAACGTGATCGAGCTGGGCCTGTCCGACGTGGCCGCCTGCGTCAAGGTCGACGACACCGCCCCCGGCATCGAGGAAGGCCGCCGCGCCGGCATGTGGACGGTGGGCCTGCTGCTGTCCGGCAACGCCGCCGGCCTGACGCTGGAGGAATACCTGAGCCTGGACGAGGCTGGCCGCGACGCCGCCCGCGCCCGGGCCGACGCCGAGCTGTCCGGCGCTGCGCCGCATTACCTGATCGACACGGTGGCCGACCTGCCGGCCGTGATCTCCGACATCGAACGCCGGCTGGCGGCGGGCCAGCGTCCCTGAGCTGCCCGCCACTTTTTTTTTCCCTGCGACGTTTTCGCACGACCTGCGCGGCGGCCATCCGGCCAGCCGCGTGACCTTCATCAGTCTTTTTTCCGCTCATCCACGGAGTACACACATGAATCGCTACAAGCTGCTTGCCCTGGCCGCCGCCCTGTCGGGCGTGATGGGCGCCGCCTCCGCCGAGACCACGCTGACGGTCTACACCGCGCTGGAAGCCGACCAGATCAAGGCCTACCAGGCCGCGTTCGAGAAGGCCAATCCCGACATCAAGATCCAGTGGGTGCGCGATTCCACCGGCATCATCACCGCCAAGCTGCTGGCCGAGAAGAACAACCCCAAGGCCGACGCCATCTGGGGCCTGGCCGGCACCTCGCTGGGCCTGATGGACAAGGAAGGCATGCTGCAGCCCTACGCCCCCAAGCGCCTGGACCAGATCGCCGCCAACATGCGTGACGCCAAGGCCGAGCCCTCCTGGGTCGGCATGGACGGCTTCGCCGCCGCCATCTGCTTCAACACCGTCGAGGCCGAAAAGCAGAAGCTGCCCAAGCCCACGTCGTGGCAGGACCTGACCAAGCCCGAGTACGCCGGCAAGATCGTCATGCCGAACCCGGCCTCGTCGGGCACCGGCTTCCTGGACGTCAGCGCCTGGCTGCAGATCTTCGGCGAAGAGAAGGGCTGGGCCTACATGGACGCCCTGCACAAGAACATCGGCTCGTACACGCACTCGGGCTCCAAGCCTTGCAACCTGGCCGCCTCGGGCGAGTTCCCGATCGGCGTCTCGTTCGACTACCGCGCCGCCAAGCTGAAGGCCGACGGCGCGCCGGTCGAAGCCGTGTTCCCGTCGGAAGGCCTGGGCTGGGAAGTCGAAGCCACCGCCATCGTCAAGGGCACCAAGAACCTGGAAGCCGCCCGCAAGCTGGCCGACTTCTCCGCCAGCCGCGAGGCCAACGAGCTGTACAAGGCCAACTTCGCCGTGCTGGCCATCCCGTCGATCGCCACGTCCAACCCGAACCTGCCGGCCGATCTGACCAAGCGCATGATCAAGAACGACTTCACCTGGGCCGCCACCAACCGCGATCGCATCATCGCCGAGTGGACCAAGCGCTACGACGGCAAGTCCGAGCCGAAGAAGAAGTAAGCAGGCAGGCGGCAGGGCAGCGCCGCGAGGGCGCTGCCCGCTTCATCCCGGTTCACCTTTCAGTTTCACCTTTCCGTTCTTCGTCGCGTTGAAACGCTTCCCGCCGAAGCCGGGCGGGGCCGCACGGAACCGGCTTTGCCGGTCCGTCGCGGCGCCCCCTTGAGGGGGAAGCGCCCAAGCGCTTCGGAGGTGGGTTCTCTACACATGAAGAATTTTGACGTAATCGTGGTGGGCGCGGGCATGCTTGGCATCGCGCATGCCTGGGCGGCCGCCAAGCGCGGGCTGTCGGTGGCCGTGATCGAGCGCAGCCGCCAGGCGCACGGCGCCACGATCCGCAACTTTGGCCAGGTGATCGTGACCGGCCAGGCGCCCGGCATGATGCTGTCGCATGCGCAGCAGGCGCGCGAGCTGTGGCTGGACCTGGCCGCCAAGGCGGGCTTTCATGTGCGCGCCAACGGCGCGCTGGTGCTGGCGCGCAACGCCGACGAGGCCGACGTGCTGCAGGAGTTCGCCGACACGCGTCTGCGGCAGGAAGGCTATCGCGCCGAGCTGCTGTCGGGCCGCGAGGTCGCCGCGCTGTACGACGGCCGCCTGGCGCACCACTGCGCCGCGCTGCGCGGCCTGGACGATCTGCAGATCTATTCGCGCGAGGCGCTGCCCGCCATCACCCGCTATCTGGCGGAATCGCTGGGCGTGACCTTCATCACCGGCACGCTGGCGCGCGCGGTGGAGCAGGGCCGGGTGGCGACCACTGCCGGCGAGTTCCGTGGCGATCATGTGTTCGTCTGCCCCGGCCATGATTACCTGACGCTGCTGCCGGAACGCTTCGCGCCGCTGAACCTGGAAGTCACGCGCCTGCAGATGCTGCGCGCGGCCTTCGAGTCGGCCCCGTTCGCGCTGGACCGGCCGCTGTTGACCGGTCTGTCCTGCGTGCACTACGGCGCGTTCTCGGACCTGCCGTCCGCGCTGGCGCTGCGCGAGGTGATCCAGGCGCGCACGCCCATGCTGCTGGATAACGGCATCCACCTGCTGGTCAGCCCCACGCCCTATGGCGAGCTGATCATCGGCGATTCGCACCAGTACGGCCAGGACGCGCCCCCGTTCAACGACGAGGCGGTCGACAACGCGATGCTGGACCTGGCCTCGCAGGCGCTGGGCGCGCGGCTGCGCGTGGTCGAGCGCTGGCAGGGCGTGTATGGCGCGCACGGCCCGGCGCCGTTCTCGGTCATGCCGGTGGACGACGCGACCACGGTCGCCGTGATGCACTCGGGCGTGGGCATGACGGTGGGCCTGGCGATCGGCGAGCGCACGGTGGCGGGCGTCACCGGACGCTGAAGCCGGGCCACGGGCCGCAAACGCGCAGGGAAAAGACAAGGGCCTCGCGGATATCCGCGAGGCCCTTGTGCGTGAGGCGGCTCGGAAGCAGGCTTGGGGGCGGGCTTCAGGGCTCTCCCATGGTGCGCCGGTACCATTCATGGAAGTGCTGCATGCCGTCTTCCATGGGCGACTGGTACGGGCCGGTCTCGTTCACGCCGCGCAGCATCAGGGCCTTGCGGCCGGCGTCCATGCGCTCGGCGATCTCGTCGTCCTCGATCGCCGTTTCCATGTAGGCCGCGCGCTGCGCCTCGA
The Achromobacter sp. AONIH1 DNA segment above includes these coding regions:
- a CDS encoding putative 2-aminoethylphosphonate ABC transporter permease subunit, whose protein sequence is MRFAPTLDAGSAPAADAAPAAVSQPPLTPAPPVTPAASFPALGRRPLPRWVGSAGLGLGQGALVLGLALFLALPLLAILIKSVTDGDGAWVGLSVMTGIIAGDGFLAMVGRSLAVGMVTTLLVVPAAYAFAYGLTRTRLPGKGLLRITALLPLLAPSLLPGIALVYLLGNQGLLKGLTGGATIYGFWGIVVGEAFYTFPHALMILLTGLALADGRLYDAARAMGAGHWRTFMTVTLPGTRYAVFSACCVVFTLTVTDFGVPKVVGGDYNVLAMEAYKAVVGQQNFSKGAAIGLMLLLPAVLTFVLDRRLRARQGAQMSGRAQPYAAGPNRRRDAAFLALACVMAALILLIVGVAVWASFVKMWPYNLSMSLRSYDFDNMDGGGWLAWRNSLELAFCTALLGTAAVFSGAWMMEKVPARGAAARGLRGLAGMLALMPMAVPGLVLGLGYIFFFNSPSNPLNLLYGTMPLLVLCTIVHFYTSAHLTATTALNALDPEFEAASASLKVPRLTTFLRVTLPMCLPAALDVARYLFVSAMTTVSAVVFLYSPKTVLAAVAVLNMDDAGFIGPAAAMCAVIMASSAVASLALHLASRAMLARTQAWRRPAAA
- the phnX gene encoding phosphonoacetaldehyde hydrolase; translated protein: MTAKTLPVRLEAVIFDWAGTLVDFGSFAPTKVFVDAFAQFGVEMSLEVARGPMGMGKWDHIRTLCDLPAIASQYEARFGRLPTDDDVTAIYERFLPMQLEKVAQYSAAIPGAAEQLRALRQRGLKIGSCSGYPASVMRRVIERAATEGLEPECIVASDEVPRARPAPAMALKNVIELGLSDVAACVKVDDTAPGIEEGRRAGMWTVGLLLSGNAAGLTLEEYLSLDEAGRDAARARADAELSGAAPHYLIDTVADLPAVISDIERRLAAGQRP
- a CDS encoding putative 2-aminoethylphosphonate ABC transporter substrate-binding protein, which produces MNRYKLLALAAALSGVMGAASAETTLTVYTALEADQIKAYQAAFEKANPDIKIQWVRDSTGIITAKLLAEKNNPKADAIWGLAGTSLGLMDKEGMLQPYAPKRLDQIAANMRDAKAEPSWVGMDGFAAAICFNTVEAEKQKLPKPTSWQDLTKPEYAGKIVMPNPASSGTGFLDVSAWLQIFGEEKGWAYMDALHKNIGSYTHSGSKPCNLAASGEFPIGVSFDYRAAKLKADGAPVEAVFPSEGLGWEVEATAIVKGTKNLEAARKLADFSASREANELYKANFAVLAIPSIATSNPNLPADLTKRMIKNDFTWAATNRDRIIAEWTKRYDGKSEPKKK
- a CDS encoding TIGR03364 family FAD-dependent oxidoreductase, with the translated sequence MKNFDVIVVGAGMLGIAHAWAAAKRGLSVAVIERSRQAHGATIRNFGQVIVTGQAPGMMLSHAQQARELWLDLAAKAGFHVRANGALVLARNADEADVLQEFADTRLRQEGYRAELLSGREVAALYDGRLAHHCAALRGLDDLQIYSREALPAITRYLAESLGVTFITGTLARAVEQGRVATTAGEFRGDHVFVCPGHDYLTLLPERFAPLNLEVTRLQMLRAAFESAPFALDRPLLTGLSCVHYGAFSDLPSALALREVIQARTPMLLDNGIHLLVSPTPYGELIIGDSHQYGQDAPPFNDEAVDNAMLDLASQALGARLRVVERWQGVYGAHGPAPFSVMPVDDATTVAVMHSGVGMTVGLAIGERTVAGVTGR